From Azospirillum sp. TSA2s, a single genomic window includes:
- a CDS encoding isochorismatase family protein gives MTESIISPAIGPGAALEAVAAALPVRSTSVSLAGKRVGKLDVDPVNGFAAIGGGNLAPPVANAQVSRMIAEIDRTDRLFLSAGYPIAVFLDTHESGKPEYPYPPHCEAGTGEENLVEALSWLDGAPGVTLMRKDCINGVVGTTDLSSGRNRLFDWIAANGIETLVVDGICTDICVLQAVQALLSARNHGMTGPLREIVVYEPGCATYDLPLATTRSLGLPDTAAHPQAVAHHIGLYLMQASGAIIADELVFRGA, from the coding sequence ATGACCGAGTCCATTATCAGCCCCGCCATTGGCCCCGGCGCCGCTCTGGAGGCCGTCGCCGCCGCCCTGCCGGTGCGAAGCACCAGCGTTTCGCTGGCCGGCAAACGGGTTGGGAAGCTCGACGTCGATCCGGTGAACGGGTTCGCCGCCATCGGCGGCGGCAATCTGGCGCCGCCGGTCGCCAATGCCCAGGTCAGCCGCATGATCGCCGAGATCGACCGCACCGACCGGCTGTTCCTCTCGGCAGGCTATCCCATCGCGGTGTTCCTCGACACCCATGAATCGGGCAAACCCGAATACCCCTACCCGCCCCACTGCGAGGCCGGCACCGGTGAGGAGAATCTGGTCGAGGCGTTGTCCTGGCTGGACGGCGCCCCCGGCGTCACGCTGATGCGCAAGGACTGCATCAATGGCGTGGTCGGGACGACCGACCTCTCGAGCGGGCGGAACCGGCTGTTCGACTGGATCGCCGCCAACGGCATCGAGACGCTTGTTGTGGACGGCATCTGCACCGACATCTGCGTGCTTCAGGCGGTGCAGGCTCTGCTGTCGGCGCGCAACCACGGCATGACCGGACCGCTGCGCGAGATCGTCGTGTATGAGCCGGGATGCGCCACCTACGATCTGCCGCTCGCCACCACCCGCAGCCTCGGCCTGCCCGACACCGCGGCCCACCCGCAGGCGGTCGCCCACCACATCGGGCTGTATCTGATGCAGGCGAGCGGCGCCATCATCGCCGACGAGCTTGTCTTCCGCGGCGCGTGA
- a CDS encoding glutathionylspermidine synthase family protein: MERVPTAPRPQWQTKLDEIGFPFHTDADGTAYWDESAYWRFSLAEIETLEAAAEEVYRLCEDAVGHVVTRGLYEAVGLPPWAAPAIEASWAERGGRDMALYARFDFAWDGKGGAPKALELNAETPTSLYETAVAQWCWLQDVHPDADQFNSLEEALVERWQARMQVFPALASPTMASQAEAVHFACLMPHPEDEATIAYLQTLALRAGMTTKAMPIQAIRYDDASGCFLDEAGLPIRHLMKLYPWDWMIRETTGRELVTAAAQGRIRMIEPAWKMLMASKGLFALLWELNPGHPNLLPTALDRTGFPAGSMVVAKPLLGREGSNVSIATLDAAGFPVGQPIAQTEGPYVDEGWVYQAFTPLAEADGNHAVLGVWMAGDKACGLGIREDRALITGNTSRFVPHMIAPT; the protein is encoded by the coding sequence ATGGAGCGCGTCCCGACAGCCCCCCGCCCGCAGTGGCAGACCAAGCTCGACGAGATCGGCTTTCCCTTCCACACCGATGCCGACGGCACGGCCTACTGGGACGAAAGCGCTTACTGGCGCTTCTCCCTCGCCGAAATCGAGACGCTGGAGGCCGCCGCCGAGGAGGTTTACCGGCTGTGCGAGGACGCGGTCGGCCATGTCGTGACGCGCGGTCTTTACGAGGCGGTCGGACTTCCCCCTTGGGCGGCTCCCGCCATCGAGGCAAGCTGGGCGGAGCGCGGGGGGCGGGACATGGCGCTCTACGCCCGTTTCGACTTCGCCTGGGACGGCAAGGGCGGGGCGCCGAAGGCGCTGGAGTTGAATGCGGAAACGCCGACTTCGCTTTATGAGACCGCCGTCGCCCAATGGTGCTGGCTTCAGGACGTCCATCCGGACGCCGACCAGTTCAACAGCCTGGAGGAGGCCCTGGTCGAGCGCTGGCAGGCGCGGATGCAGGTGTTTCCCGCCCTGGCATCTCCCACTATGGCATCGCAGGCCGAGGCGGTGCATTTCGCCTGCCTGATGCCGCATCCGGAGGACGAGGCGACCATCGCCTATCTCCAGACCCTGGCGCTGCGCGCCGGCATGACCACCAAGGCGATGCCGATCCAGGCGATCCGCTACGACGACGCCTCCGGCTGTTTTCTGGATGAGGCCGGTCTGCCGATCCGGCACCTGATGAAGCTGTATCCCTGGGACTGGATGATCCGGGAGACGACCGGCCGTGAACTGGTGACCGCCGCCGCTCAAGGGCGGATCCGGATGATCGAGCCGGCCTGGAAGATGTTGATGGCGTCGAAGGGGCTGTTCGCCCTGCTGTGGGAACTGAACCCTGGCCACCCTAACCTGTTGCCGACGGCCCTCGACCGCACCGGCTTTCCGGCTGGGAGCATGGTGGTGGCGAAGCCGCTGCTCGGCCGCGAGGGCAGCAACGTCAGCATCGCCACCCTCGACGCCGCCGGCTTCCCGGTCGGCCAGCCGATTGCGCAGACCGAAGGGCCCTATGTCGACGAGGGCTGGGTCTATCAGGCCTTCACGCCGCTGGCGGAGGCCGATGGCAACCATGCCGTCCTCGGCGTGTGGATGGCCGGCGACAAGGCCTGCGGTCTGGGAATCCGCGAGGACCGCGCCCTGATCACCGGCAACACCAGCCGCTTCGTCCCGCACATGATCGCGCCGACCTGA
- a CDS encoding DUF1190 domain-containing protein, whose amino-acid sequence MKRSRTVAALLLGGISPVLFACGDDGPEEATVYPSVEACTAEKPASDCAEAFAAAREEHLAGAPRFSSREACEAEMGDGACTPANEGVGSGTGNVFVPALVGFMIGRSLTGGYAQPVYFDRQGYARSGNTRIAETPLPPQRRDEIRQGSGGVASSSGSYYRPGSGNAGKSFSVTTSGRSAGFGSTGSSRGFSGS is encoded by the coding sequence ATGAAGCGCTCGCGCACCGTGGCGGCCCTGCTGCTGGGCGGCATCAGCCCGGTCTTGTTCGCTTGCGGCGATGACGGCCCTGAAGAGGCGACCGTCTATCCCTCCGTCGAAGCCTGCACTGCCGAGAAGCCGGCAAGCGACTGTGCCGAGGCCTTTGCCGCTGCGCGCGAAGAGCATCTGGCGGGCGCACCCCGTTTCTCCAGCCGGGAGGCCTGCGAAGCGGAGATGGGCGATGGTGCCTGCACTCCGGCAAATGAAGGCGTGGGAAGCGGCACGGGGAACGTCTTCGTTCCGGCACTGGTCGGCTTCATGATCGGCCGCAGCCTGACCGGCGGTTACGCCCAGCCGGTCTATTTCGACCGTCAGGGTTACGCCCGCAGCGGCAACACCCGGATCGCCGAGACACCGCTCCCGCCGCAGCGCCGGGACGAGATTCGCCAGGGCAGCGGGGGCGTGGCTTCCAGTTCCGGTTCCTACTACCGGCCGGGTTCGGGCAACGCGGGCAAGTCCTTCTCGGTCACCACGAGCGGGCGCAGCGCCGGGTTCGGCTCAACCGGTTCGTCGCGCGGCTTTTCGGGGAGCTGA
- a CDS encoding DUF350 domain-containing protein, with amino-acid sequence MLGFLLLFILAYTAVTPYRDLALVRQGNTTAALTLGGAMIGFALPLTSVASHTTSIVDLAVWGVIALVSQLLVYVTGSRVLLPDFRAGVEADRTAYGILLASLSIAVGLLNYGSLTY; translated from the coding sequence ATGCTGGGGTTCCTGCTGCTGTTCATCCTGGCTTACACCGCCGTCACCCCCTATCGCGATCTGGCCCTGGTCCGTCAGGGGAATACGACCGCGGCCCTGACCCTGGGCGGCGCCATGATCGGCTTCGCCCTGCCGTTGACGAGCGTCGCCTCCCACACCACCAGCATCGTCGATCTGGCGGTGTGGGGTGTGATCGCGCTGGTGTCGCAGCTTCTGGTCTACGTCACCGGTTCGCGCGTGCTGCTGCCGGATTTCCGGGCCGGTGTCGAAGCCGACCGCACCGCTTACGGTATCTTGCTTGCCAGCCTGTCCATAGCGGTCGGGCTGCTGAACTACGGCTCGCTGACCTATTGA
- a CDS encoding TetR/AcrR family transcriptional regulator, producing the protein MSTDVRHKVRDAAIALFAQKGVKATTVRDIARSAGVSEGALYRHWPSKEELAADLFAAEYTAMSQSLRDAAGQGPAPERLRRVIRHAFHLAEAAPDRTRFLLLSQHESLPLVPRGQETPVDVICGIVADGIAEGSIVPADRDALSHIVIGAIVLNVQSQVYGRQTAPLSSLADPIADAILTGIATPTARTGAGQ; encoded by the coding sequence ATGTCCACCGATGTTCGCCACAAGGTCCGCGATGCCGCCATCGCGCTGTTCGCCCAGAAAGGGGTGAAGGCGACGACGGTCCGCGACATCGCCCGTTCCGCCGGGGTGTCGGAGGGAGCGCTCTACCGCCATTGGCCGAGCAAGGAGGAGCTGGCGGCCGACCTGTTCGCGGCGGAATACACGGCCATGTCGCAAAGCCTGCGGGACGCGGCGGGCCAAGGTCCGGCGCCGGAGCGGCTGCGGCGGGTCATCCGCCACGCTTTCCATCTGGCGGAGGCGGCTCCCGACCGCACCCGTTTTCTCCTGCTGTCGCAGCATGAATCGCTGCCCCTGGTGCCCAGGGGCCAGGAGACGCCGGTCGACGTGATCTGCGGCATCGTCGCCGATGGGATCGCGGAGGGCAGCATCGTGCCGGCCGACCGTGATGCGCTGTCCCACATCGTCATCGGCGCCATCGTGCTGAACGTGCAGTCGCAGGTCTACGGCCGGCAGACGGCACCGCTCTCCAGCCTCGCCGACCCGATTGCCGACGCGATCCTCACCGGCATCGCAACCCCCACCGCCAGGACCGGAGCCGGACAATGA